The following coding sequences are from one Microbacterium sp. SORGH_AS_0969 window:
- a CDS encoding DUF3140 domain-containing protein codes for MSERSDDDEQTRAEFGEAVNMTAGELSDWLDTDESRSVGQKKDGGESTGHESGRHIVRILRKKKADLTDADIAHMRKVVGYVKRHGAQRPKGEITDTDWRYSLMNWGHDPKKD; via the coding sequence ATGAGCGAACGCAGCGATGACGACGAACAGACCCGCGCCGAGTTCGGGGAGGCCGTGAACATGACGGCCGGTGAGCTGTCGGATTGGCTCGACACCGACGAGTCCCGCAGCGTCGGGCAGAAGAAGGACGGCGGGGAGTCGACCGGGCACGAGAGCGGTCGGCACATCGTGCGCATCCTCAGAAAGAAGAAGGCCGACCTCACCGACGCCGACATCGCGCACATGCGGAAAGTGGTCGGGTACGTCAAGCGGCACGGAGCCCAGCGCCCGAAGGGCGAGATCACCGACACCGATTGGCGGTACTCGTTGATGAACTGGGGTCACGACCCGAAGAAGGACTGA
- the corA gene encoding magnesium/cobalt transporter CorA: MPIIDSAVYVDGHRIENPASLDQTFEYMEAHGGMAWIGLLRPSPEELERVAAEFSLHPLAVEDALAGHQRSKLERYGGNLFAVLRPARYIDETETVEFGELHVFVGEDYVVTVRHAEVPDLARVRHRLEEQPELLARGPEAVLYAILDEVVDQYDPVARGLQNDVDEIEDQLFGTGGAELTQRIYELAREVIHFQRATEPLRDMLQALLRGAEKYGVDIELQRSLRDVLDHVLRQCDKLTSMRSILDNALTVNATLVTQRQTETSLEQNEQVKKISGWAAILFGPSLIGGIYGMNFKNMPELNWEFGYPMALVLMVLVSAGLWLTFKVKKWL, translated from the coding sequence ATGCCCATCATCGACAGCGCCGTGTACGTCGACGGCCACCGCATCGAGAACCCCGCCAGCCTCGACCAGACGTTCGAGTACATGGAGGCTCACGGCGGGATGGCCTGGATCGGGCTGTTGCGCCCCTCGCCCGAAGAGCTCGAACGCGTCGCGGCGGAGTTCTCGCTGCACCCCCTCGCGGTCGAGGACGCGCTGGCCGGGCACCAGCGCTCGAAGCTCGAGCGGTACGGCGGCAATCTCTTCGCCGTCCTGCGTCCCGCCCGGTACATCGACGAGACCGAGACGGTCGAGTTCGGCGAGCTGCACGTGTTCGTCGGCGAGGACTACGTCGTGACCGTGCGCCACGCCGAGGTGCCCGACCTGGCGCGCGTGCGGCATCGGCTGGAAGAACAGCCCGAACTGCTCGCCCGCGGCCCCGAGGCGGTGCTCTACGCGATCCTCGACGAGGTCGTCGACCAGTACGACCCCGTCGCGCGCGGGCTGCAGAACGACGTCGACGAGATCGAGGACCAACTCTTCGGAACCGGCGGCGCGGAGCTGACACAGCGCATCTACGAGCTCGCTCGCGAGGTCATCCACTTCCAGCGTGCGACCGAACCCCTGCGCGACATGCTCCAGGCGCTGTTGCGCGGTGCCGAGAAGTACGGCGTCGACATCGAACTGCAGCGGTCGCTGCGCGACGTCCTCGACCACGTCCTGCGCCAGTGCGACAAGCTGACGTCGATGCGTTCGATCCTCGACAACGCCCTGACCGTCAACGCGACGCTCGTCACGCAGCGGCAGACCGAGACGTCGCTCGAGCAGAACGAGCAGGTCAAGAAGATCTCCGGATGGGCGGCGATCCTCTTCGGGCCCTCACTGATCGGCGGGATCTATGGCATGAACTTCAAGAACATGCCCGAGCTCAACTGGGAGTTCGGCTACCCGATGGCGCTCGTGCTCATGGTGCTCGTATCGGCGGGGCTGTGGCTGACGTTCAAGGTGAAGAAGTGGCTGTGA
- a CDS encoding amino acid permease has product MHTSTVQLEDAGYHKRLTSRQVQMIAIGGAIGTGLFLGAGGRLAQAGPAIVLSYAVCGLFAFFILRALGELVLHRPTSGSFVSYAREFFGEKAAFVSGWFYWINWATTTMVDITAAALYMNFFGKYVPWIAAVPQWAWALAALVTVLAVNLVSVKVFGELEFWFALIKVTALVAFLLVGIYFVVFGTPNGAPVGFSLIADNGGFFPNGILPAIILMQGVVFAYASIELVGTAAGETKNPEKVMPRAINSVIFRVAIFYVGSVLLLALLLPYTAYSKDESPFVTFFASIGVPGVDVIMNLVVLTAALSSLNAGLYSTGRILRSMAVAGSAPKFASRMNKAGVPYGGIAITAVVALFGVVINYVNPSDAFETVLNVAAVGILVTWATIMLCQMKFKRLADRGELVRPTFRLFWAPYTGYATLVFLAIVLVLVFIDSPATLVVAIVASLLITAGWFACRKRIAELAAEREGYTGTVPVVPSPFPQPRDKNARGKKD; this is encoded by the coding sequence ATCCACACCTCGACCGTTCAGCTCGAGGACGCCGGGTACCACAAGCGGCTGACGTCGCGTCAGGTGCAGATGATCGCGATCGGCGGGGCCATCGGAACCGGTCTCTTCCTCGGTGCCGGCGGGCGCCTCGCTCAGGCCGGACCCGCGATCGTGCTCTCGTACGCGGTCTGCGGGCTCTTCGCGTTCTTCATCCTCCGGGCGCTCGGCGAGCTCGTGCTGCACCGCCCGACCTCGGGCTCGTTCGTCTCGTACGCCCGCGAGTTCTTCGGCGAGAAGGCGGCGTTCGTCTCGGGCTGGTTCTACTGGATCAACTGGGCGACGACGACCATGGTCGACATCACCGCCGCCGCGCTCTACATGAACTTCTTCGGCAAGTACGTGCCCTGGATCGCCGCGGTGCCGCAGTGGGCCTGGGCGCTCGCCGCGCTCGTCACGGTGCTCGCGGTCAACCTCGTGTCGGTGAAGGTGTTCGGCGAGCTGGAGTTCTGGTTCGCGCTCATCAAGGTCACGGCGCTCGTCGCGTTCCTGCTCGTGGGCATCTACTTCGTCGTGTTCGGCACCCCCAACGGCGCCCCCGTCGGGTTCTCGCTTATCGCCGACAACGGAGGCTTCTTCCCCAACGGCATCCTGCCCGCGATCATCCTGATGCAGGGCGTCGTGTTCGCGTATGCCTCGATCGAGCTCGTCGGAACCGCGGCGGGCGAGACGAAGAACCCCGAGAAGGTCATGCCGCGGGCGATCAACTCGGTCATCTTCCGCGTCGCGATCTTCTACGTCGGCTCGGTGCTCCTGCTCGCGCTGCTGCTGCCGTACACCGCGTACTCGAAGGACGAGAGCCCCTTCGTGACCTTCTTCGCCTCGATCGGGGTTCCGGGCGTCGACGTGATCATGAACCTCGTCGTGCTCACCGCCGCCCTGTCGTCGCTGAACGCGGGGCTGTACTCGACCGGTCGCATCCTGCGCTCGATGGCGGTGGCGGGATCCGCGCCGAAGTTCGCGTCTCGCATGAACAAGGCCGGCGTCCCCTACGGCGGCATCGCGATCACCGCGGTCGTGGCCCTGTTCGGTGTCGTGATCAACTACGTCAACCCCAGCGACGCGTTCGAGACGGTGCTGAACGTCGCCGCCGTCGGCATCCTGGTCACCTGGGCGACCATCATGCTCTGCCAGATGAAGTTCAAGCGCTTGGCCGATCGCGGGGAGCTGGTCCGCCCGACCTTCCGGCTGTTCTGGGCGCCCTACACGGGGTACGCGACGCTGGTGTTCCTCGCGATCGTGCTGGTGCTGGTGTTCATCGACTCGCCCGCGACGCTGGTCGTCGCGATCGTCGCGAGCCTGCTCATCACGGCCGGATGGTTCGCCTGCCGCAAGCGCATCGCCGAGCTCGCCGCCGAGCGCGAGGGCTACACGGGGACGGTGCCGGTGGTGCCGAGCCCCTTCCCCCAGCCGCGCGACAAGAACGCACGCGGCAAGAAGGACTGA
- a CDS encoding 4-hydroxybenzoate 3-monooxygenase: MTTTVRTRVAIVGAGPAGLLLSHLLDQAGITSVVIDQRSRDEIESTIRAGILEQGTVELLDTIGEASRARTVGHRHDGIELRFEGEGHRIDFATTVGRAVWLYPQHEVLKDLIAARLAAGQDLRFGVTAEGIENGERPRVIARDAEGNPLEIEADFVVGSDGSRSVARATVTGSSTGGYFREYPFAWFGILCEAPPSSEELIYSNSPDGFALVSQRSDTVQRMYFQCDPETDTAAFSEEQLWDELQKRVPGTTLKQGPIFQRDVLRFRSFVAHELRRGRVALVGDAAHTVPPTGAKGMNLAIADVRLLAAALGALLLEGDERLLDAYPETASRRIWKAQHFSWWMTNLLHVAPDATDFDRRRQLGELRTVVESEHGRAYLAEAYCGWPFDA; the protein is encoded by the coding sequence ATGACCACCACCGTCCGCACCCGTGTCGCCATCGTCGGCGCCGGCCCCGCCGGCCTCCTGCTGTCGCACCTGCTCGACCAGGCGGGGATCACCTCGGTCGTCATCGACCAGCGCTCGCGCGACGAGATCGAGAGCACGATCCGTGCCGGCATCCTGGAACAGGGCACCGTCGAGCTGCTCGACACGATCGGCGAAGCCTCACGCGCACGCACGGTCGGCCACCGCCACGACGGCATCGAGCTGCGCTTCGAGGGCGAGGGACACCGCATCGACTTCGCCACGACCGTCGGCCGCGCGGTGTGGCTGTACCCGCAGCACGAGGTGCTGAAGGATCTCATCGCCGCGCGCCTCGCCGCGGGGCAGGATCTGCGCTTCGGCGTCACCGCGGAAGGCATCGAGAACGGCGAGCGCCCGCGGGTGATCGCGCGCGATGCCGAAGGGAACCCCCTCGAGATCGAGGCCGATTTCGTCGTCGGGTCCGACGGCTCGCGCAGCGTCGCCCGTGCCACCGTGACCGGGTCGAGCACCGGCGGGTACTTCCGCGAGTACCCCTTCGCCTGGTTCGGCATCCTGTGCGAAGCCCCGCCGAGCAGCGAGGAGCTGATCTACAGCAACTCCCCCGACGGTTTCGCGCTCGTCAGCCAGCGCTCCGACACGGTGCAGCGGATGTACTTCCAGTGCGACCCCGAGACCGACACCGCGGCGTTCAGCGAGGAGCAGCTGTGGGACGAGCTGCAGAAGCGGGTCCCCGGTACGACGCTGAAGCAGGGCCCGATCTTCCAGCGCGACGTCCTGCGCTTCCGCAGCTTCGTCGCGCACGAGCTCCGCCGCGGTCGCGTCGCGCTCGTGGGCGACGCCGCACACACGGTTCCGCCGACGGGAGCCAAGGGCATGAACCTCGCGATCGCCGACGTGCGCCTGCTCGCCGCCGCCCTCGGCGCCCTGCTGCTCGAGGGCGACGAGCGGCTGCTCGACGCCTACCCCGAGACCGCGAGCCGGCGCATCTGGAAGGCTCAGCACTTCTCGTGGTGGATGACGAACCTCCTCCACGTGGCTCCGGATGCCACCGACTTCGACCGCCGCCGCCAGCTCGGCGAGCTGCGCACCGTCGTGGAATCGGAGCACGGCCGCGCCTACCTCGCCGAGGCGTACTGCGGCTGGCCCTTCGACGCCTGA
- a CDS encoding IclR family transcriptional regulator has translation MANSPSGDSVTDRLVRILETFTPTRTAQTTADIGRRAGLPSSSAHRIVNELVDAGLLERDDERRVRVGMRLWELATRSSHALRLRQAALPYMERVQQRVREHTQLAILEHDEALFLERLSAPDSGANITRVAGRLPVHASSSGLVLLAFAPRDLQERVLAGPLPRVTPETIVDPAALRRTLAEIRTLGRVIAPGYVDEVSTGVAVPVRDETGAVIAALSVVLPRDAETQFALVELHRASRDIERTLGYRR, from the coding sequence ATGGCGAACTCCCCCTCGGGCGACTCGGTCACCGACCGGCTGGTGCGGATCCTCGAGACCTTCACGCCCACCCGCACCGCGCAGACGACCGCCGACATCGGCCGACGTGCGGGGTTGCCGAGCTCGTCGGCGCACCGGATCGTGAACGAGCTGGTGGATGCCGGCCTCCTCGAGCGCGACGATGAGCGACGTGTACGCGTGGGGATGCGCCTGTGGGAATTGGCGACGCGGTCATCGCACGCGCTCCGGTTGCGCCAGGCGGCGCTGCCCTACATGGAGCGCGTGCAGCAACGCGTGCGCGAGCACACGCAGCTCGCGATCCTCGAGCACGACGAGGCGCTGTTCCTCGAGCGCCTGAGCGCTCCCGACTCGGGCGCCAACATCACACGCGTCGCGGGGCGACTTCCCGTGCACGCCTCGTCGTCCGGCCTCGTGCTGCTGGCCTTCGCCCCGCGCGACCTCCAGGAGCGGGTGCTCGCCGGCCCTCTCCCCCGCGTCACCCCCGAGACGATCGTCGACCCGGCGGCGCTCCGGCGCACGCTCGCCGAGATCCGCACACTGGGCCGCGTGATCGCCCCCGGGTACGTCGATGAGGTGTCCACCGGCGTCGCCGTGCCCGTGCGCGACGAGACCGGAGCCGTCATCGCCGCTCTCTCCGTCGTGCTCCCGCGCGACGCCGAGACGCAGTTCGCCCTGGTCGAGCTGCACCGTGCCTCCCGCGACATCGAGCGCACGCTGGGTTATCGCCGCTGA
- the pcaH gene encoding protocatechuate 3,4-dioxygenase subunit beta has protein sequence MTHTPAAAPETLLAAPDQATQDQIVAEMRTRHAELDALEAAGERVAATAHDFPAYRSSVLRHPTKNPKLVDPETIELFSPAFGQRDVAAIESDLTLQHAGEPLGERMSVQGRLLDSWGRPIANQLIEIWQANSAGRYIHQRDQHPAPLDPNFTGAGRAITNENGEYRFTTIKPGPYPWKNHRNAWRPAHIHFSVFGSSFTQRLVTQMYFPGDPLFALDPIYNTIHRQKDRDALVGVYDHDLTSPEWATGYRFDIVVDGPDQTYFEPEDE, from the coding sequence ATGACGCACACCCCCGCCGCGGCGCCCGAAACGCTGCTCGCCGCTCCCGACCAGGCCACGCAGGACCAGATCGTCGCCGAGATGCGCACCCGTCACGCCGAGCTCGATGCGCTCGAGGCGGCAGGAGAGCGGGTCGCCGCGACCGCCCACGACTTCCCCGCCTACCGCTCGAGCGTGCTGCGGCACCCCACCAAGAACCCGAAGCTCGTCGATCCCGAGACGATCGAGCTGTTCTCGCCCGCGTTCGGACAGCGCGACGTCGCCGCGATCGAGTCCGACCTCACCCTGCAGCACGCCGGTGAGCCGCTCGGCGAACGCATGAGCGTGCAAGGGCGTCTGCTCGACTCGTGGGGGCGACCGATCGCGAACCAGCTCATCGAGATCTGGCAGGCCAACTCGGCGGGTCGCTACATCCACCAGCGCGATCAGCACCCCGCCCCCCTCGACCCCAACTTCACCGGGGCGGGCCGTGCGATCACGAACGAGAACGGCGAGTACCGCTTCACGACGATCAAGCCCGGCCCCTACCCGTGGAAGAACCACCGCAACGCCTGGCGCCCCGCGCACATCCACTTCTCGGTGTTCGGCTCGTCGTTCACGCAGCGCCTCGTGACGCAGATGTACTTCCCGGGAGACCCGCTCTTCGCGCTCGACCCGATCTACAACACCATCCACCGGCAGAAGGACCGCGACGCCCTCGTCGGCGTCTACGACCACGACCTCACCTCGCCCGAGTGGGCGACGGGCTACCGGTTCGACATCGTCGTCGACGGCCCCGACCAGACGTACTTCGAGCCAGAGGACGAGTGA
- the pcaG gene encoding protocatechuate 3,4-dioxygenase subunit alpha, producing MSTPAKTHRATPGQTVGPFFAYGLEYPKQHEVVFPHSPGAIVLGGTVFDGAGAPVPDALVEIFGADADGSVPRARGAFRRDDHTFTGFGRAFTNDEGHFEFWTREPGGIQGRPGFYAAIVFARGLPDKLHTRIYVPGDDAALAADPLLSSLDAGERASLVATRTPDGNLHHDIRLQGEKETVFLAF from the coding sequence ATGAGCACCCCCGCCAAGACCCACCGCGCCACCCCCGGCCAGACCGTGGGCCCGTTCTTCGCGTACGGCCTCGAGTACCCGAAGCAGCACGAGGTCGTGTTCCCGCACTCGCCGGGGGCGATCGTGCTGGGCGGCACCGTGTTCGACGGGGCGGGAGCGCCTGTCCCCGACGCGCTGGTCGAGATCTTCGGGGCGGATGCCGACGGCTCGGTGCCGCGGGCGCGCGGCGCGTTCCGCCGCGACGACCACACGTTCACCGGTTTCGGGCGCGCGTTCACGAACGACGAGGGGCACTTCGAGTTCTGGACGCGCGAGCCCGGTGGCATCCAGGGCCGTCCCGGCTTCTACGCGGCGATCGTGTTCGCGCGGGGTCTGCCCGACAAGCTCCACACGCGCATCTACGTCCCCGGCGACGACGCGGCGCTCGCCGCGGACCCGCTGCTGTCTTCGCTTGACGCGGGCGAGCGCGCTAGCCTCGTGGCGACGCGAACGCCCGACGGGAACCTCCACCACGACATCCGGTTGCAGGGCGAGAAGGAGACGGTCTTCCTTGCCTTCTGA
- a CDS encoding lyase family protein gives MPIDLGLLSPVTVGHDTLVSDSFVLSALVRAECALVAAYEEVGVAPREARRDIDHAFGIDEKYGKPAAGLDVDRLIAESVSGGNPVIPLVGMLKAQVPAEHRAWIHRGATSQDILDTALMIVARRAMDQVRSSLRIAGEWARHLAVAHVDDVSAARTLTQHAVPTTVGARAATWARGIERASRRLETLEYPAQLGGAGGTLASFVEITGSKDIAAGLPAAFARALDLDVPDAPWHVTRWPITELGDALVQAIDALGKVAGDVATLSRTEIGEVSEGVGGGSSAMPQKQNPAEAVLIRSAALRAPQLGATLHLAASLAVDERPDGAWHAEWPTLRELLRLALGTTRHAASMLAHLRVDAAAAQSNADLTGGRLVSERLRGVLVPLIGTDRFAELLAGDADLGDALRAMPEAAGLDVDELLDPRAYVGLAPWFAAGAEAETRRRDRTGSAAHRDEGEQ, from the coding sequence GTGCCCATCGATCTCGGGCTGCTGTCGCCCGTGACCGTGGGGCACGACACGTTGGTGTCGGACTCGTTCGTGCTGAGTGCGCTCGTGCGCGCGGAATGCGCTCTCGTCGCCGCGTACGAGGAGGTGGGCGTCGCCCCGCGCGAGGCCCGTCGCGACATCGACCACGCGTTCGGCATCGACGAGAAATACGGCAAACCGGCCGCGGGTCTCGACGTCGACCGTCTCATCGCGGAGTCGGTGAGCGGGGGCAACCCCGTGATCCCGCTCGTGGGCATGCTGAAGGCGCAGGTGCCGGCCGAGCATCGGGCGTGGATCCACCGCGGGGCGACCAGCCAGGACATCCTCGACACGGCCCTCATGATCGTCGCGCGGCGGGCGATGGACCAGGTGCGCTCGTCGCTGCGGATCGCGGGCGAATGGGCGCGCCACCTCGCCGTCGCTCACGTCGACGACGTCTCGGCCGCACGCACCCTCACCCAGCACGCCGTCCCCACCACCGTGGGCGCTCGCGCCGCGACCTGGGCGCGCGGCATCGAGCGGGCGTCGCGTCGGCTCGAGACCCTGGAGTACCCCGCGCAACTCGGCGGAGCGGGCGGCACGCTCGCATCGTTCGTCGAGATCACCGGCTCGAAGGACATCGCCGCGGGGCTCCCCGCCGCCTTCGCGCGGGCACTCGATCTCGACGTCCCCGACGCGCCGTGGCACGTGACGCGCTGGCCGATCACCGAGCTGGGCGATGCGCTCGTGCAGGCCATCGACGCCCTCGGCAAGGTCGCGGGCGATGTGGCGACGCTCAGCCGCACCGAGATCGGCGAGGTGTCGGAGGGCGTGGGCGGCGGGTCGTCGGCGATGCCGCAGAAGCAGAACCCCGCCGAGGCGGTGCTCATCCGCTCCGCCGCCCTGCGCGCGCCGCAGCTCGGCGCGACGCTGCACCTCGCGGCATCCCTCGCCGTCGACGAACGCCCCGACGGCGCGTGGCACGCCGAGTGGCCGACCCTGCGCGAGCTGCTGCGGCTCGCGCTCGGCACGACGCGGCATGCGGCCTCGATGCTCGCGCACCTGCGGGTCGATGCCGCGGCGGCGCAGAGCAACGCCGACCTGACCGGGGGGCGCCTCGTGAGCGAGCGTCTGCGTGGCGTTCTCGTGCCGCTCATCGGGACCGATCGCTTCGCGGAGCTGCTCGCGGGAGACGCCGACCTCGGCGATGCCCTGCGGGCGATGCCCGAGGCCGCGGGTCTCGACGTCGACGAGCTGCTGGACCCGCGCGCGTACGTGGGCCTGGCGCCGTGGTTCGCCGCGGGGGCCGAGGCCGAAACACGTCGCCGAGACCGCACGGGATCGGCCGCACATCGAGACGAGGGAGAGCAATGA
- a CDS encoding alpha/beta fold hydrolase: MSAVSLISLTAPVGPEGAPVVVLGPSLGTSTIVWDDVVPLLVDEYRVVGWDLPGHGAGPITHEAFTVGDLADAVAAAVPDDTFFYAGVSLGAATGLELARRHGDRVRAAAIVASGAQLSDPEAWHDRAAQVRAQSTSSLISASAQRWFAPGSIERRPELTGRLLHALQDADDDSYARCCEALAGYDVRSSLGEITVPVLAAWGAADAIAPETKAAEIAEGVKDGRTARIDDAGHLPPAEQPEAVAALLRSFFASTSGEGF; this comes from the coding sequence ATGAGTGCAGTTTCGCTGATTTCGCTGACGGCGCCGGTCGGGCCGGAGGGCGCGCCGGTCGTCGTGCTGGGGCCGTCGCTGGGCACATCGACGATCGTCTGGGACGACGTCGTTCCGCTCTTGGTCGACGAGTACCGCGTCGTCGGCTGGGACCTGCCGGGTCATGGCGCGGGGCCGATCACCCATGAGGCCTTCACCGTCGGCGACCTCGCGGATGCCGTGGCGGCTGCCGTCCCTGACGACACGTTCTTCTACGCCGGTGTCTCCCTCGGAGCGGCGACCGGACTGGAGCTGGCGCGACGGCACGGTGACCGGGTGCGTGCCGCCGCGATCGTGGCATCCGGAGCGCAGCTCAGCGACCCCGAGGCGTGGCACGACCGCGCTGCACAGGTGCGAGCGCAAAGCACCTCGAGCCTCATCAGCGCCTCCGCCCAGCGCTGGTTCGCTCCCGGCTCGATCGAACGACGCCCCGAGCTGACCGGGCGCCTGCTGCACGCGCTGCAGGATGCCGACGACGACAGCTACGCCCGCTGCTGCGAGGCGCTCGCCGGGTACGACGTGCGTTCCTCTCTCGGCGAGATCACCGTGCCCGTCCTCGCAGCGTGGGGTGCGGCTGACGCTATCGCGCCCGAGACCAAGGCCGCCGAGATCGCCGAGGGTGTGAAGGACGGCCGCACGGCCCGGATCGACGATGCCGGACATCTGCCGCCCGCCGAGCAGCCCGAGGCTGTTGCCGCGCTTTTGCGCTCGTTCTTCGCGTCGACCTCGGGGGAGGGCTTCTGA
- the pcaC gene encoding 4-carboxymuconolactone decarboxylase: protein MATDQERYDQGMTVRRAVLSDAHVDRATAATTDLTADWQDFITRVAWGDIWSRPGLDRRSRSVAVLSSLIAHGHHEELAMHLRAALRNGLTIDEIREVILQSAIYSGVPAANTAFRIASEVFEERA, encoded by the coding sequence ATGGCCACCGACCAGGAACGCTACGACCAGGGGATGACCGTGCGCCGCGCGGTGCTGTCCGACGCGCACGTCGACCGTGCCACCGCGGCCACGACCGACCTCACCGCCGACTGGCAGGACTTCATCACGCGCGTGGCCTGGGGCGACATCTGGTCGCGGCCGGGCCTCGACCGCCGCTCGCGCTCGGTCGCCGTGCTGTCGTCGCTCATCGCGCACGGCCACCACGAGGAGCTCGCGATGCACCTGCGCGCAGCGCTCCGCAACGGCCTCACGATCGACGAGATCCGCGAGGTCATCCTGCAGTCCGCGATCTACTCCGGCGTGCCGGCGGCGAACACGGCGTTCCGTATCGCGTCGGAGGTGTTCGAGGAGCGGGCGTGA
- a CDS encoding GNAT family N-acetyltransferase has translation MTDHPVPPAVETATPADVDALLAFWAIAGENDARPSDSAPVVEALLRRDPDAVLVVRSEGRIIGTVIAGWDGWRAHLYRLAVHPDYRRQGLARVLLDAAEARLRTLGAGRFDAMVLEGNDLGASAWAARGYAPQPEWRRWVRSAR, from the coding sequence ATGACGGATCACCCCGTGCCGCCCGCCGTCGAGACCGCGACCCCCGCCGATGTCGACGCGCTGCTGGCGTTCTGGGCGATCGCGGGCGAGAACGACGCACGGCCGAGCGACTCGGCTCCCGTGGTCGAGGCGCTCCTGCGTCGGGATCCCGACGCGGTGCTCGTCGTCAGGTCGGAGGGCCGGATCATCGGCACCGTCATCGCGGGCTGGGACGGGTGGCGCGCCCACCTCTATCGCCTCGCCGTGCACCCCGATTACCGCCGTCAGGGCCTCGCCCGAGTCCTCCTCGATGCGGCCGAGGCCCGTCTTCGCACGCTCGGCGCCGGACGCTTCGACGCGATGGTGCTCGAGGGCAACGACCTGGGCGCGTCCGCGTGGGCGGCTCGCGGGTATGCGCCCCAGCCCGAGTGGCGGCGGTGGGTGCGTTCCGCGCGCTGA
- a CDS encoding cytochrome P450 yields MASPLALLRDDSLSLLVRGYGFGAHLWRRADRGARAVPFRLLGREALFVRGEEGVRLFYDESLTRRHGAMPAFIQESLFGHGSVHSLDGEEHRHRKATFVDVLYDDDEVQRLLPELERQWQGELDAWVAGGERSAYDAAVGALGRSIMRWAGIPGTAAAQTRWARRQAQIVHGFGVPYSPEFALALINRRWSDRHAGELIDAVRAGTLDPAEGTALHAWAWHRDRSGGLLPAKRAGIELQNSFRPMIAVSRFVAFAAKELHDRPEWRERIAAETAERGSLVGGELATSFAQEIRRTAPFVPMLPAWAVTDVELDGERVSAGGRVVLDILGTDTDAREWERPSAFDPERFAGVDDYEALHAFVPHGGGEVPTGHRCPGEKLAIAGLAASIAVLSDPRLRISGHGLEVNRRRMPTKPRSGGRVRRADAPSGCPFHRG; encoded by the coding sequence ATGGCATCCCCCCTCGCCCTGCTTCGTGACGACTCGCTCTCGCTCCTGGTCCGCGGCTACGGCTTCGGCGCGCACCTGTGGCGCCGGGCCGACCGCGGGGCGCGGGCCGTTCCGTTCCGGCTGCTCGGCCGCGAGGCGCTGTTCGTCCGCGGCGAAGAGGGCGTGCGGCTCTTCTACGACGAGTCGCTGACCCGCCGCCACGGCGCGATGCCGGCCTTCATCCAGGAGTCTCTCTTCGGCCACGGCTCGGTGCACAGCCTCGACGGCGAGGAGCATCGCCACCGCAAGGCCACGTTCGTCGACGTGCTCTACGACGACGACGAGGTGCAGCGGCTCCTCCCCGAGCTCGAGAGGCAGTGGCAGGGCGAGCTCGACGCCTGGGTCGCCGGCGGCGAGCGCTCGGCGTACGACGCCGCGGTGGGAGCCCTGGGCCGCTCGATCATGCGGTGGGCCGGCATTCCGGGCACCGCGGCGGCACAGACGCGGTGGGCGAGGCGGCAGGCGCAGATCGTCCACGGGTTCGGCGTGCCGTACTCGCCCGAGTTTGCGCTCGCCCTGATCAACCGCCGATGGTCGGACCGCCACGCCGGCGAGCTGATCGACGCCGTGCGGGCCGGAACCCTCGACCCCGCCGAGGGCACGGCGCTGCACGCGTGGGCGTGGCACCGCGACCGCTCCGGCGGACTGCTGCCTGCGAAACGTGCGGGCATCGAGCTGCAGAACAGCTTCCGCCCGATGATCGCGGTCTCGCGCTTCGTCGCCTTCGCCGCGAAGGAGCTGCACGACCGTCCCGAGTGGCGCGAGCGCATCGCGGCCGAGACCGCCGAGCGCGGGTCGCTCGTCGGCGGCGAGCTCGCCACGTCGTTCGCGCAGGAGATCCGCCGGACCGCCCCCTTCGTGCCGATGCTTCCCGCGTGGGCCGTGACCGACGTCGAACTCGACGGCGAGCGGGTTTCCGCCGGTGGCCGGGTCGTGCTCGACATCCTCGGCACCGACACCGACGCCCGCGAGTGGGAGCGACCGTCCGCGTTCGACCCGGAGCGTTTCGCCGGCGTCGACGACTACGAAGCGCTGCACGCCTTCGTCCCGCACGGCGGCGGCGAGGTGCCGACCGGTCACCGCTGCCCGGGCGAGAAGCTCGCGATCGCCGGGCTCGCGGCATCCATCGCCGTCCTCAGCGACCCGCGCCTGCGGATCTCGGGCCACGGCCTCGAGGTGAACCGGCGCCGGATGCCGACCAAGCCGCGCTCCGGCGGGCGCGTGCGCCGCGCGGACGCGCCGTCGGGTTGCCCGTTCCACCGGGGCTGA